One segment of Coregonus clupeaformis isolate EN_2021a chromosome 38, ASM2061545v1, whole genome shotgun sequence DNA contains the following:
- the LOC121534251 gene encoding zinc finger protein 271 produces the protein MDCFTSFYEPEELRRHTCRPHTCSDCRGSFICPIHLKSHQQTLKRKKTYPCCHCEKSFQTPSSLKNHQLTHTGKKPFRCSQCGKTFDSSLHLKRHQRIHTGEKPFHCSQCGKGFSNEGNRNKHQKIHTGEKPYHCSECGKSFNQLSHLKAHQQTHTGEKPFHCSQCGKGFSLSSYLKRHQLTHREKHYHCSHCGKSFKLEGSLKSHQRIHSGEKPHHCSQCGKSFNQAGDLKRHQRIHSGEKPYHCSQCGKSFSQAGRLNEHQKYHTGEKPYHCDQCGKSFHRVGHLNNHQRIHTGEKPYSCEQCGKSFHWEGYLNNHQRIHTGEKPYHCSQCGTSFTWLSSLKYHQLKCQGSSTITSPTDSGEAKVESGEGREPRVPETRPCQAAQLLEFTLITATLYSSSSLRLWTSMHNKSAVCDQPSMSEPKSMESLGSGCGVPAQRSSQWGPEMVSVKLEECSQPLELNVIVKEEWEEREIEEERAVKKEEEEEDISIKEEEEVEERAVKEEEEEDKEGAAQRPGTEEVDSITDPGESSNPGSDSDPSTTASGNHKHRQRNSRQEHHHCMDCFTSFYEPEELRRHTCRPRPCSYCRGSFICPIHLIPHKNTIKRKKAYPCGQCGKSFQTPSSLKTHQLTHTGMKPYHCFQCRKTFGWSFNLKRHQKIHTGEKPFHCSQCGKSFSQAGDLKKHQRIHTGEKPYHCSECGNSFSIEANLKEHQKIHTGEKPFHCSQCGKSFSRLRELKKHQRMHTGEKPYSCDQCGKSFSQTGVLKRHQLTHTGEKPFNCFQCGKDFSQSSLLKRHQLTHTGKKPHHCSQCGKSFKLEGSLQSHQRIHNGDKPHHCAQCGKAFSQAGDLRKHQRIHNTGEKPFHCSQCGKTFGRSLFLKRHQRRHTGEKPFHCSQCGKSFSEKGNLKQHQRRHSGEKPYNCDQCGICFKWKQSLKEHQEAKHSAVPNTDLIMVLPSWATTYLTNID, from the exons ATGGACTGCTTCACTAGTTTCTATGAGCCAGAGGAGTTGAGAAGACACACTTGTAGGCCCCACACCTGCTCAGATTGCAGAGGCAGTTTTATCTGTCCAATTCACCTCAAATCACACCAACAGACTCTCAAAAGAAAGAAAACGTACCCGTGTTGTCATTGTGAGAAGAGTTTTCAGACCCCAAGCAGCTTGAAGAATCACCAGCTTACTCACACAGGAAAGAAGCCTTTCCGctgctcccagtgtgggaagACTTTTGATTCGTCATTACATTTGAagagacaccagagaatacacacaggggagaagccgtTCCACTGCTCCCAATGTGGGAAGGGTTTCAGTAATGAAGGAAATCGAAATAAACAtcagaaaatacacacaggagagaagccttaccactgctctgagtGCGGGAAGAGTTTCAATCAGTTATCACATTTAAAGGCACACCAAcaaactcacacaggagagaagccttttcactgctcccagtgtgggaagGGTTTCAGTCTGTCATCATATCTGAAGAGGCACCAGCTAACGCACAGAGAGAAGCATTACCACTGCTCtcattgtgggaagagttttaaatTGGAAGGAAGCCTTAAGAGTCATCAGAGAATACACAGTGGAGAGAAGCCCCACCACTGCTCCCAATGCGGTAAGAGCTTCAATCAGGCAGGAGACCTAAAGAGACATCAGAGAATACACAGTGGAGAGAAGCCCTACCACTGCTCCCAATGTGGGAAGAGCTTTAGTCAGGCAGGACGGCTAAATGAACACCAGAAatatcacacaggagagaagccgtaccactgtgatcagtgtgggaagagtttccaTCGAGTAGGACACCTAAATAACCACcaaagaatacacacaggggagaaaccgtACAGCTGTGaacagtgtgggaagagtttccaTTGGGAAGGATACCTAAATAACcatcagagaatacacacaggcgagaagccttaccactgctctcaaTGTGGGACGAGTTTCACCTGGTTATCGTCCCTAAAATATCACCAGTTAAAATGTCAGGGTAGTTccactattact tcccctacggactcgggagaggcgaaggtcgagagcggcgaaggtcgagagccacgcGTCCCCGAAACACGACCTTGCCAAGCCGCACAGCTTCTTGAGTTCACTCTCataacagccacgttgtattcctcctcttcccttcgcttgtggacttcaatgcacaacaaatcagctgtatgtgaccag CCTTCCATGTCTGAACCCAAGTCCATGGAGTCCCTGGGTTCTGGCTGTGGTGTTCCAGCCCAGAGAAGCTCACAGTGGGGTCCAGAGATGGTCTCAGTGAAGCTGGAGGAGTGCAGTCAACCACTGGAACTCAATGTGATTGTCAAAGAggaatgggaggagagagaaattgaggaggagagagcagtcaaaaaagaagaagaggaggaggatataagcattaaagaagaagaagaggtggaggaaagagcagtgaaagaagaagaagaggaggacaaGGAAGGAGCTGCTCAACGTCCAGGAACTGAAGAAGTAGATAGTATCACTGACCCAG GAGAGAGCTCCAACCCAGGCTCAGACAGCGATCCCAGTACCACAGCATCAGGAAACCATAAACACAGGCAGAGGAACTCAAGACAGGAACATCACCACTGCATGGACTGCTTCACTAGTTTCTATGAGCCAGAGGAGTTGAGAAGGCACACTTGTAGGCCCCGCCCCTGCTCATATTGCAGAGGCAGTTTTATTTGTCCTATTCACCTCATACCACACAAAAATACTATCAAAAGAAAGAAGGCTTACCCCTGTggtcaatgtgggaagagttttcaGACCCCAAGCAGCTTGAAGACGCACCAGCTTACTCACACAGGAATGAAGCCGTACCACTGCTTTCAGTGTAGGAAGACTTTCGGTTGGTCATTCAATTTGAAGAGACACCAgaaaatacacacaggggagaaacctttccactgctcccaatgtgggaagagcttcagtcaGGCAGGAGACCTAAAGAAAcatcagagaatacacacaggagagaagccttaccactgctctgagtGCGGGAATAGCTTTAGTATAGAAGCAAATCTAAAGGAGCAccagaaaatacacacaggagagaaacctttccactgctcccaatgtggaaaaagtttcaGTCGGTTAAGAGAACTAAAGAAACATCAGAGAATGCACACAGGGGAAAAGCCATacagttgtgatcagtgtgggaagagtttcagtcAAACGGGAGTGCTAAAGAGACATCAGCTAactcacacaggagaaaagcctttcaaCTGCTTCCAGTGTGGGAAGGATTTCAGTCAGTCATCACTTCTGAAGAGACACCAGCTAACTCACACAGGAAAGaaacctcaccactgctctcagtgtggaaagagttttaaatTGGAAGGAAGCCTTCAGAGTCATCAGAGAATACACAATGGAGATAAACCCCACCACTGCGCCCAATGTGGGAAGGCTTTCAGTCAGGCAGGAGACCTAAGGAAACATCAGAGAATACacaacacaggagagaagcctttccactgctctcagtgtgggaagACTTTCGGTCGGTCATTATTTTTGAAGCGACACCAGAGaagacacacaggggagaagcctttccactgctcccaatgtgggaagagcttcagtgaGAAAGGAAATTTAAAGCAACACCAGAGAAGACACTCAGGAGAGAAACCGTAcaactgtgatcagtgtgggattTGTTTTAAATGGAAACAAAGCCTGAAAGAACATCAGGAGGCAAAGCACAGTGCAGTGCCCAACACTGACCTTATAATGGTGTTGCCAAGCTGGGCAACTACATATCTAACTAATATTGACTGA